The Episyrphus balteatus chromosome 4, idEpiBalt1.1, whole genome shotgun sequence genome includes a window with the following:
- the LOC129920236 gene encoding 5-hydroxyisourate hydrolase — MSIWERVRLRVETIQNLDEVKMVDDRTLSTHILDTSKGLAAANVPITIFRLENDSWIKLSQSETDNDGRVSKLLTLDQFQSGIFKLSFDVRKYFEANQVKSFYPLIEVVVECERGQHYHVPLLLNPFGYSTYRGT, encoded by the exons ATGAGCATTTGGGAGCGTGTACGTCTTCGAGTTGAAACTATACAG aaTCTTGATGAAGTAAAAATGGTAGATGATCGAACACTTTCAACTCATATCTTAGACACATCCAAGGGACTAGCAGCCGCAAATGTACCCATTACAATTTTTCGACTTGAAAATGATTCATGGATTAAACTAAGTCAATCGGAGACAGATAATGATGGCAGAGTATCAAAACTCTTAACACTGGACCAATTTCAAAGTGgcatttttaagttaagttttgATGTTCGCAAATATTTTGAAGCCAACCAAGTCAAGAGTTTTTATCCTTTGATTGAAGTTGTTGTTGAATGTGAACGTGGGCAACATTATCATGTGCCATTGCTCTTAAATCCCTTTGGGTATTCTACTTATCGTGGAACGTAA
- the LOC129920232 gene encoding RIP-like protein isoform X2 has product MSSIHCPPSPIYHTSVEQKKHSRQAAKQFQFGSPKLRELLREKCRSRVREARQSKFDGIRSVTKPGANTLVGKILRQELADLETDLDLQELIYRELIDEMDMWFVQQMEEEEEYLINVGDADDIVFCPICQKAELNQVAESKIIMCQCGVSFNFNGSLDILAVV; this is encoded by the exons ATGTCATCAATTCATTGTCCCCCAAGTCCAATTTACCACACTAGCGTGGAACAAAAGAAACACTCCCGGCAAGCTGCAAAACAATTCCAATTTGGTTCGCCGAAACTTCGTGAATTACTTCGAGAG AAATGTCGTTCCCGAGTTCGAGAAGCCCGCCAATCGAAATTCGATGGAATTCGCAGTGTTACCAAACCTGGAGCAAAT ACTCTTGTAGGCAAAATCCTTCGTCAGGAATTAGCTGATTTAGAAACTGACTTAGATCTTCAAGAGCTCATTTATAGAGAACTAATTGATGAAATGGATATGTGGTTTGTCCAACAaatggaagaagaagaagaatatttAATCAATGTTGGCGATGCCGACGATATTGTATTCTGTCCAATTTGTCAGAAAGCTGAACTAAATCAAGTTGCAGAATCTAAAATAATTATGTGCCAATGTGGAGTTTC atttaatttcaATGGAAGTCTTGA